The genomic window caaagaCACAATGTGAAaccagcctcaggctatgttcatacagcgtcaaagtacggccattgttgccatctgcaacaatggctgtactttgtacggtgtggaacactgcctattcttctatgggatcccgtctggagcatatacacatagaatatgctctggctgggatcctatgcggcgccgcaaacaactgatgtgatttttctgcagccgcaattcagtaaattgcggccacagaaagacctgtcagttcacacaatgaagcgagtggctccggctgcgcccacatcagaacactgcggctggaaagatcatccggccggtactgcattacgGCGGgtataatcttttcagagaccggccgttcagtgacccggtctcatacgccgtgtgaacatagcctaatgctgcgtttacaaggagcaataattcgcccaatcgaacaattAGCGATTTTGAAAtaactatgtgttttttttataacgatcagcatttagacggaaagATATAAGGTTTGGAAAAAttattattgcgatcgtttttaagattgtttaagcccatctcacacataagaTGAATCGGGGAAAAACTGTTTACACAAATCGATTTGCGATTtgcgaccaacgacgatttgataacatgttgaaagatcaaaatgaatgatttctcgctcgtcgattgatcgttcgctgtgtttacacaagccgattatcgctaacatgcgatcgttatcgcgaaaattcaaacgataatcgttctgtgtaaacgcagcctaactCTATCCTCTGCTCCCTTCTTTCTATTCCTATACTTCACCGACTATAAGCTGAGAAAGACTGTTGTCTCACCTGTATCTTATAACATCGTTAAACTTGCCCACTTGTCCACAACACAGTCTTCTCTAATTATCTTAAGATATTACCCAAATGTTATGCTGTGTAAACCATTATGGATAGTGATGGTGCCATAAAAATAAGTAATAATATGTAGAAAAATCACTGCCTGTAAAGGAGAAACATCCAACAAAATTTCCAGGTTGATTTTAAAGGATTGAAATTTCGCCAAGGTCTCCAGTCAGTTCCCTTTGGCTTTCGTTCCTGGCCTGAGAGAGTCTATTTCATATTGTTAATGTCATTTGGGATTTAGGCCCATTGAGAGGATAAATAATAGCACAACAAGTAGTTGCCTTTATTTTGAAATAATTAGCTATTTTATAGAATTTATagctaataatttttttttataaattaaattGAATTCTGAAATGTTCCTGGAGGACACATCCAATGTTTTTATCGGTTGTAGTCTGAGTATTCAGACCTCTATTAATCTGTAGATGTAACCAGGGGGATGTGGTAGCCGCCATCTCCCTCCAATTGCAGAGAATGACTCCATTACAAGTCGAGGGACCTGTCTCTCACAATTGGACAAACATCACGGCCAGCAAGAAAGAGAATCATGCTACCACACACTACAGATCAGGGGGGGTATAACTACCGAGACTTAAAGTATAACATAGGGAAATACAATTCTATGTACCATGTTCACCAATTTATACATTTCTTTATTTATGCTTTAAAAAATTGGGATTTTTTAGTAACTAAAACATTGTAATGGCTAACAGAAAAAGATGATGGCCAAAATGTGAGCCTTCAAGACTGTCTATGGTCTCTTTAACAAAGGCAGGACTCTTGTCTCCGAGCCTGTAGAATAAGAAGACAGCCTTGTGCTATGTTCTTACGTTGccttttttacatgaaaatgcctgtttttaaaaaaaaaaaaactgatgtgattaaaggggtaatccaagaGCTAAAAAAGTAAATGAGCctaatcctgagttacaagtttttctaaaagccagtctatatctaAGATGGTAACAAcctggaaactacatttcccatcatgcagtgcttctccctaGTTGGTCCACGTTCACGTACCCACCTTTGCTTTTTTCCTGCTtggtgctgtcattactattgcacagtaaactcAGGACAGGTTTTTTTGGGCAGACGTAGTAGAGCTTATCTCCacatgatatagcagagctgatcaCCGGGATGGCCTACATCAGGGAAGCCCAGTCTCCAACCGGGAAGGTAGACCGCAGATGTAAGACACAGATCCCTCTTTCTGTTCCTCTAGGGGAGAGGGATACAGAAGAGGGTATTAGGTGGAAATAGGAAAGGTGGGTACAGGGGAAAAGCCTGAGGGGGATGCGCTGGCAGCTGACAGGAAGGGGAGACTTGCTTGAGGTACAGTGGGTGatgtgtcctccgtctcttcagtgggcagggttataattgCCAACCCAGCCCGATGaggagagggaggacacgtgatctaTGTCTCAAAAGGTGGGGACCAGGAGTAAGGAGTGAGATGGAAAGGACTCTGTTTAGCTCATTTTTTACACCCAGAGGGGGTGAGTCAGGAGAAATAGCCCCCAAACAGCTCAGAACAGGTAATTAGTTGCTTTGAGCAATACATGGAGCTACAGATGAGCTATTTAACATGCTAAAAAAGATtgtgggtggactaccccttcattgatcatgattattaaaggagaagtccagcaaaaacttttattaaaagtattgtattgccccccaaaagttatacaaatcaccaatatacacttattacgggaactgcacataaaatgcttttccccctgcacttctgcatcaaggcttcacttccgggataaaatggggatgtcacttcctggatgacatggtgatgtcacagcccgactcccagagctgtgcgggctgtggctgctggagaggatgatggcagagggatgctcagtgtccctccagtgccctgtgtccctcagtatccccctgccatcatcctctccagcagccacagccgcacagctttgggagtcaagttgtgacatccccattttatccatgaagtgacatcaccatgttatccaggaagtgacatcaccatgttatccaggaagtgaagccttgatgcagtagtaagtgcaaaaaaagcactttataagcctttcccgtaataaatatatattggtgatttttagggggcaatacagtactttaataaaaaaaaattccccaaacttctcctttaatgatgtccatcttttttttaaaaagatgttTGGAGAGCATAGCCTCATACTGACCAGTACGATGACCAGTGCTATTGGCCTATATGCTGTAAGAAGTAGACCTGACCTGGCATCAGTGCATTGGTTAGCATCTCTGAATGATAAGAAGAGAAACATTAGAATACAAAAGTGCAGGTGTATTATAGGCCAGGAGCCTGGGTGAAGCTGATCAGTAGAGTCACCTGTGCAGTGTAGGGGAGTGGTGATGATTTAACAAGCAGGGACCAGGCATCAAAGCATAGGTACTTAGCTGGTGAAGTGACCACATTTACTATCTTGAACTTTTAAGAAATAGCGCCACCTTTTTTGTGTTTCTCTTTTAATAACTGAAGATTGTTATAACACTGGATGTAAATAAAGGTGTCATAAGTTTATTTGTATTGATTCTATTAGTCTTCACAaaaattaaagtggtattcctgaaaaaaaaaaaaaaaaaaaacattgccacaATAAtgatgtataactttgtaatattactttatttaaaagaaatataATTTTGTGTAATAttcttttacacattttgtggcaCAGGCTTCAACTTGTAGGACTTATCAAattaaatgtttttgcaaatacatcCAAACAGGCCTTCTCCTGATATACTCTCTCTCATTGTTGAcaacttgttgtctaggttaccaaccagcactctgctctaaaagcagtcatCTGGCTGTGTTCATACTCTAGCCAGGCGACTGCTTTTGGAGCAGAGCGGTGGTTGGTAACCTGGACAAtgaactgtcaacaatgggaagcatattaggagaaggagacaaCAAGTTGAACTTTGTTAGCTGGGAAGGGAATACCCCTACCCAATATACCTGGCTTGCAATGTTTCCTTTTTGTTCAGATAGGACCACACAACTAAACAATTTtcttatagctgttatataatctTGGCCTGGCATTGGAAGTACAGCACTGTAAATCACAGATAGCAACTTTTCCTGTTTACAAATGTTCACATCTAATTTCCATGTTTTTCACACTTTGCTCCTTTTAGAGATGTTCCTTCTGATGGCTTCTAGGACATCTTTGTTCCTCAAACTGTACACCAGTGGGTTCAGCACAGGAACAAAGGCAATGTACAGCATAGACAGCATTTTGTCCTGTTCTTGAGAAAACTCGGTCTCGGATTTCATGTTAAGAGTGAGAGACGTCAGACAGAATAAGAGAACAACCGTCAAATGGGAAGAACAGCTGGAGAAAGCCTTACTTCTTCCTGATCTCGAATGGATTTTCAGAATTGTAGATATTATGTATACGTATGAAATAAGAATAAGCGTAAAGGGAAAGAAGCCCAAGACAACACCATCTACAGTTATCAAAATCCCAATGGCTTTGGTGTTACTATGGGAAAGCTGAAGTATTGATCTCATATGGCAGAAAACATGGTTGATTTCATGAGAGCCAGGGAAGGATAACTTGGATATCAGCAGGGCATACATCATGGCATTGAACACACCAAGAGTACAACAAAAAGCTGCTAATATTAAACATGTCCTTTGGTTCATAATAAGCATATAGCGCAGAGGAATACAAATAGCCACATATCGGTCATAGGCCATACACACAAGTAAGAAAAATTCTGTGCCGATACAGAAAACATACAAAAAGACTTGCGTGAAGCAACCTGTGTCTGTTATACCGGTGTTTCCTGTGATTGTGATCACTATTAGCTTTGGTAAGATGGAGGTGACATATATGATATCCAGAAGTGTGAGGTTACATAGGAAAAAATACATGGGTGTATGAAGCTGGGAGGTCAGACATACAATGATGGTAACAAGAATATTTTCAAATACACAAAACAAATACATTAATAAAAGGGCAATAAAAAACGCCAACTTAATACTTTCATATCTGATAAATGCCAGGAGGTAGAAGTCACTGGGCAGTGAGCAATTATAAACTTTTTCTTGCATATCTATGAAGTTAAAAGACCAAAAgtcacatttttaaataaaaatgatatTTATATTGTTCCATTTATATTGTTTTagtagctgtaaaaaaaatgtcataCTGCATCAGTGTCACAATGATTGTTCCATGTAACTGTCATAGCCGAGCTGTAGGAAGGTCTGGTCAAaatacattaatggaagccatgACGGTGagtttatgattagagatgagcgaacttaaagTAAATTCAGGTTTGCACCaaccctagggcttcatccatctTTTCCAAACACCAGGATTAAGATTACTAAACTTTTGGGTTTGCGccaacctgaacttactgtaaattttctcatctctaattatggagATTGCGTTGTCAATTCTACAAGGCAAAATTTACACTAGGCTTTTAGCCCTTGGTATCTTTTTGAATACactagattttaatttttttacagacCACTTGTATTCGCAGTTACTAGATGTTAGgcattccaaataaaaaaaaaaacaaacaaagctgATAAAACGTATTGAATGTTTTAAGCTGTTGTATGAATCATTTTAAAGCTTTGTAGCTGTACAGGTTTTAGGAATGTACGACCAGTGTGATTAGGTAGGGAACACATAACACTGACTAACACTAACTGTTCCTACTTACTTGCCCATTCAATCCTAGGTGGTAGGTGACAACTGGTCAATGTTCCAAAGTACACACTGAGGTGAGACAAGACAAACAAGAGAAGACAAGCAAACCCTAAAGAATGGGTCAGGAAACCCAGCAGTGGAATACAGTGGAGAAATGGGAAGTCAGAGAAGGGAAAGCAAGAATTCAGAAGATCAAAAATAGCAATCCAGGTAAATGCCAGACAAATCTAAATTAGACTTATTGCAAACACCAAGCAGAGGGTCAGAGGTATTCTTATGGGATGTCAGAGTGTTTGTCCAGGGTGTGACTGGatcagccctctgacatccaggcTACACAGATCACAAACTGGTAAGGAAGGAATGCAAGTGTTGAAGGGACTGTCAATGACAactagcttaaaggagaagcccggccagacccattttttttttagcaagtgctggggagtataaaagaaataacatgctcttacctccccccgctccagcgctgatgGCCGCATACCACCGCTCCTGTGTCCAGTTTCTTggctgctttctggtctgagcagggacccgggCCATGACAtgtgaggtccactcagccagtcagtggctgtagaGGGGTCCCGCCTTGGCTGCAGTCTGGCTGCCACAACCCAGGTCCCCACTAAAATAATGGGTCTGGCCCTCTCCTTTAACTGTCTGCAGTCCAGAACAAAGATAGTAGGAGAAACAGCTGGGTGTGGTGGAATCCAATTAAGACCTGAAGACCAAACGAGCCCTAATGTTACGACAGTAGTAGTTAGGGTAGTGGTGGTAAAGTGATCACAGTAGCAACAGCAGTGTTGACTTTCAGAATAATAATATGAATCATGTGACTgtgcatagtatagtatagtatagtatagtatatctgTGTATAGTAATGTTACCTGTAGAACACATCATCTTCCTACGGTATGCTTCAAAATCATCCAATCTTTGAACTAGTCTGGGTATATATGCATATTCTTCACAGCAAGGGAATTGCTCCTGGCtgatttctatgtttctaatctTTAATTGTGAAGttaattttattaaacaaattATATCCCATGATGCCGCACTTGGTATTGTCAACTGTGCCCAGCGCAACAAATCTGCCCCTGATTTCATCAGGTGTAgatttttattatctattatgaTTTAGTCCTGTGAGCaaatgtaaatcatgataaatgaggcaaaAAAGGAGGTCCCACCTCCCCCCTGCTTTCCGCaccaagcgcccccccccccccaacctcaacACCCGCCGATTGGGTGAGTGGGGCATATGGCAGTCATAAGCCAtgaagaaggggcaaatctgcgccttctccctggtgtacgctccTGCCATAAACTTCAGAAATGTCCCCCTTGGAGCTCTGCACATAATATAAACCtaacagattccatttaaagtcAACTTTTCACCAATCCTGACCTGTCTGATTTAATAAATACTTTcaccaataaataataatactagAACATCTATTCTTACACCTTTGTGTTTTATTGTTCCCAAAAGGTATATAAGGGCAGCAGGGTATGTTTTCGCAACTGGGTATTTATGGGCAGCtgagtatataggggcagcagggtATAAATAATCAAATGGGTATGTATGGGCAACTGAGTATATAGAGGGAGCAGggtatatataataaaatgtgtATGTATAGGCAGCTGAGTATATAGAGGCAGCAGggtatatataataaaatgtgtATGTATAGGCAGCTGAGTATATAGAGGCAGCAGGGTATGTATGGGTAGCGGAGTACATAGGGTCAGCAGGATATGTATCAGTAGATGGGTATATAAGGGCAGCTGAGTGCATAAGAGCATGGCTAACACTTTACAGCACcattgacccccacacacacacacagcttttgtCAGTGATTTAGCATGGCCAACACTTGGCCAGCACCCCACTTCACTAACCACTTCCACTCCCACCCACCCCAGTTTAGTGGTTTTGAGGCTGATATAAAAACAGCAGCCCAGGTGGTGGTGACGGGGGCTCgtacagttttttttgctatggggccctattcATCCTAGTTACGCTTTTATGACTGATATTGTGATTTATCTGTTGGAGCCACAAGATCCACAACCACTACTTCTGATTCTGTTACTTGTGCAATTAAGACTGTGCCTGAAAAGGTTGGGTATCTCAGACTTAAAGTTATTTCTTGTGTTAGTTTGTACATATAGGTCCTTATTTACTATTTATTGACTTTCTGTCATCAAATTGatgatttttaaaaaagtttttgcctGTCTGTTTCTTGTTTCAGCATATTTACTAATGTCGTGCACTATAAAAATCTCTAAAAACTAACACACCCGTAATTTTGTACTTTTAAATTAAAAGTTTGTGTGTTCACAAAAAGTAACATTTATGAAACAAACTGGGTTTTACATTCTAAAAAACAGCCAGGAAGGTCGGCTTTtatttttgtcatgtgaaaaTACGTCAAAATTTACTAAAGGCAATGAGACACCATAGGCTCCACTAATACTAaacactaaacacaggaattccggctagTATAGAGAGTCACgtctcaatatgtccatcaatcacatgactgccttgccCAGATGACCTGgggaacacaggacttcctgttttctgactctttgagaaaaaaaaaactgtcagaaaacaggaaatgttgtgttttccataatacttgttttatatcatatctactgttgatttagattttaaaagttataacgacagcaacactttaaccacttagtgctgcagctagtttgggccttaatgaccaggctcatttttcaatcTAAACTTTTAAgatatgctagtgattctgagattgtttttccgtAACATATGGTATGGATatcaaaatattatgaaaaatttGTAAAATTAGGATTTTATAAGCTTTGacattctctgcttctaaaaaacgGAAGTCATATCACATTAATTAGTTACTAAGTTAGATTACCAATGTGTCttatttattctggcataatttggtaaacatattttacttttttaggatgttacagggcttagaaatgtatcaaaaaattatcaaattttcgtgaaagtttccaaaactgtttttttttgggaggggaccagttcatttttttaaatagatttaggaggcttgtatcctggaaacccccataagtgaccccattctggaaacaagacaccttaaagaattattctaggggtataatgagcattttgaccctacaggggcttgaggaaagtattgcccataaggccgtaaaaaaattggaaaatgtaaattttcgaATAATACAtgcgtttagattaaagtttcttattttcaaaaggaacatgagagaaaaagcactccGAAAttcgtaacgcaggttcttctgagtacaacagtaccccatatattggtgtaaaccactgtatgggcacaaagcAGGGCTCAGaatgaagggaaggagcgccaatttgctttttcagtgcagattttgctgaagaagtttctgagcgccaggtgcgtttacagtgcccctgtagtgccagcgg from Dendropsophus ebraccatus isolate aDenEbr1 chromosome 1, aDenEbr1.pat, whole genome shotgun sequence includes these protein-coding regions:
- the LOC138783976 gene encoding olfactory receptor 5V1-like; this translates as MQEKVYNCSLPSDFYLLAFIRYESIKLAFFIALLLMYLFCVFENILVTIIVCLTSQLHTPMYFFLCNLTLLDIIYVTSILPKLIVITITGNTGITDTGCFTQVFLYVFCIGTEFFLLVCMAYDRYVAICIPLRYMLIMNQRTCLILAAFCCTLGVFNAMMYALLISKLSFPGSHEINHVFCHMRSILQLSHSNTKAIGILITVDGVVLGFFPFTLILISYVYIISTILKIHSRSGRSKAFSSCSSHLTVVLLFCLTSLTLNMKSETEFSQEQDKMLSMLYIAFVPVLNPLVYSLRNKDVLEAIRRNISKRSKV